The Apibacter raozihei DNA segment GATTCCGTTGAATTTGTAAAGGTTGATGGAGGTTTACTTGTACAGGATACCGACAATGCTTTTTCCAGCAATTTTGAAAAAGTCACCGAACTGGCTCCGAAAAAGGAATTGATGGAAGATTTGATTTTTGCTCAAAAAATTGTTAAACATGCTAAATCTAATGCAATTGTTGTAGCTTCAGGACAACAAGCCCTAGGTATTGGTTCAGGACAAACTAACAGAATCTGGGCTGCTAAACAAGCTATTGAAAGAGCTAAAAGTAAAACACAATCTGATTTAATTCTGGCTTCTGACGCTTTTTTCCCTTTCAGAGATGTTGTGGATGTTTCTGCTGCCAATGGTATAAAAGCTATAATTCAACCAGGTGGCTCAATGAGAGATCAGGAAAGTATAGATGCCTGTAATGAGCATAATATTCCTATGATATTTACTGGTGTGAGACATTTTAAACATTAATAATTTTATATTTAAAATAAAAAAAGGTATTCAATTGAATACCTTTTTTGTTTATAATTAATATTTCGTTTTTTAAGGTACAATAGTCGTAAATAAATACGTAGCAAAAATTACCAGTAATACAATTCCCTGAAGTATGTTGGTTTTTCCTGAGTGCAGGGAAGAATAAACTGTAAACAATGATAAAATTAACAGTAAAGTTGATTTTGCATCAATTCCCAAGGTAACCGTCATTCCAGTGAAATAGGATACAATTGCTACTGCGGGAATGGTTAGCCCTATACTTGCTAAAGCAGATCCTAAAGCTAAGTTCAAACTAGTCTGCAATCTGTTATTCTGTGCTGCCCTCCATGCTGCCATGCCTTCGGGTAATAGAATAACTGCAGCTATGATTATACCTACTAAACTCATAGGTGCACCCATTTCTATAACCATGCTTTCTATGGCCGGAGACAATTTTTTTGATAATAGTACCACTGCTACTAATGCCAATATGAGCAAGATCAGGCTGGTAATTGTTGTGGGTAATGAGGGGGGATCTGCATGCTCTGATTCATCGTGATTTATATCTTCTTTTTTTGGTAAGAAAAAATCCCTGTGTCTTATAGTTTGCATGGATATAAAACCTCCATATAAAACCAAAGAAATAATTGCCACAAAAATTAATTGTTTATCAGAATATACACTTCCGGCTTCAGTTGTTGTATAATTGGGTAAAACCAGTGTTAGCATAGATATTGCTATTAAGGTAATCAGTGCTGCACTAACACCTTGTTGTCTATAGTCTTGTTGTTTGTACTTATATCCACCAGACCAAAGACATAGTCCTATTATACCTGTTAATATAATCATGATAGCTGCAAAAACGGTATCTCTAGCCAGCGCTGAAGGCTGTTCGTTTCCTTCTGACATCATTAATGATACAATAAGTGACACTTCTATGACTGCAATGGCTACTGCTAAAATGATTGTTCCGAAAGGCTCTCCTACCTTATGAGCTATTACCTCTGCATGATGAACGGCAGATAAAACTGCTGTAATTAATATAACTCCTAAAAAAATAAGATAAAAAGTATTTTCAGTAAACGTGCCTTTTAAAAATAAAGTAAATACAGCTATAACCGGAAAAAACAAGGTCCACAACGGTAATTTTATATTTAGTTTTTCTGATAAAAATTTATTATATTCCATAATAATTCCTCTAATAAAGTGTTAAATAGTTTAGATTTAAGATAACAAATTTTCTAATGATTAAGTAAATACTTATTTCTTAATAAATAATTTTAATTTAATTTATATGATTTACTAATTCCTATCAGTATTTGTCAATATTTAGTGTTAAGTAATAATTAGTTGCTTAAAATGATTAAACTAATTGTGCAGCTTTGTTTTCAATAGTTTTCGTTTCTTCTAATTGTTTAAGATTATCTAAAGTTACTAAAGCAATCTGGCTTAAGGCTTCTTCGGTAAAAAATGCCTGATGCGCCGTTACTAAAACATTAGGGAATGAAAGTAACAATTGAATGGTATCGTCTTCGATGATAGTTTCCGATAAATCCCTAAAAAACAGTTTTTCTTCCTGCTCATATACATCGATACCTAATGCTCCTATTTTTTTTGTTTTAAGACCTTCGATAATAGCGCGGGTATCAATTAACCCTCCTCTACTTGTATTAATTAAATACACACCTTTCTTCATAAGTTCAATAGTATCTTTATTGATTATATGATGAGTTTCGGGAGTTAACGGACAGTGTAAAGATATAATATCGGATTGTTTTAATAATTCATCCAGTGCTACGTATTCAAAACCTTCTTTTTTTAATTCTTCATTCGGATATAGATCATACGCTAATACTTTTGTGCCTAATGCCTTTATCGTTCTGCAAAATACTCTTCCTATATTTCCGGTTCCAATAACTCCAACCGTTTTCTTAAAAATATTGGTACCTAGTAATCCGTTTAATGAAAAATTTTGTTCTCTCACCCTATTATAAGCTTTATGTGTCTTTCTATTTAAAGTCAACAACATAGCCAAGGTATGTTCTGCTACCGCTTCCGGTGAATATGCTGGTACTCTGCACACTCTTAATCCGTACTCTTTAGCGGCTTCCAAATCTACATTATTAAATCCTGCGTTTCTAAGGGCTATATATTTAACTCCTTTCTTAACTAATTTTTTTATTACCTCTTTATTAATTTTATCATTAACAAAAACACAAATAGCTTCTGCATCTTCTAAAATATTAACTGTATGTTCGTCAAGATTAGCTTCAAAATATTCCAATTCAAAATTAAAGTTTTCATTACATGCATTAAAAAATTTTATATCGTAAGGTTGGGTTGAAAAAAAAGAGACTTTCATTATTTTATTTTTTATTTTAAGTGTCAAATAGTATTTCAAGTAAAATTACAAAAAGTATATAAGGTAAACATAATCATATATATATTATTTGTAATTATCTTCAGTCAACTATACATATAATTTTGTTTAAAACTTATGGTTGTAATTTTTTATCATTAAACATTCTACCAATTTTATTATTACTTATGTCATGTAAATATTTTTTTTACTTTGAAAATAAATTGACTCAAAATATACTTTTACCTAGTGTAAATAATTTTAATTTATCTTATTTTATTTTTTTATTATCTTTAGTCCATATAATTTACTTATTCAAAAAAATCAATTTATGAAAAAACTTATATTACTCACCTTATCAGTATTATCTCAATATAGCTTCGGGCAAGATAATACTTTATGGCAGAACTCCATCCCTATGACTAAGGTTATAGAATGGAGAAGACATATTCATCAAAATCCTGAACTTTCATTTCAGGAAAACAAAACCAGTAAATATGTGGCAGATGTATTGAAGAGTTTTGGAAATATTCAGGTGAAACAAATTACAAAAACCAGTGTCATTGGTATTTTAAAAGGAAATTCTCCCGGAAAAACTGTTGCTTTCCGAGCTGATATGGATGCCTTACCTATTCAGGAAGAAACAGGTTTACCTTATGCCTCTGTAAATGCAAATGTGAGTCATGCCTGCGGTCACGATTCTCATACAGCTATGTTGCTTGGAACAGCTTATACGCTTTCTAAAATGCAAAAAAATTTAAAAGGTACTGTTATATTTATATTCCAACATGCAGAAGAAAAAATTCCCGGAGGAGCTTTAGATATGATTAAAACCGGAGAACTTGATTCCATTGAAGCATTTTTCGGACTACATGTTATGCCTCTTCCTGTAGGAATCATTGGTATTTTGCCTAACGGGCCTGCCTCTACTGCCTCAGACAGCTTTTTCCTGACAATCACTGGTAAAAGTTCTCATGGTTCCATGCCCCATCTAGGTGTTGACCCTATCGTTACAGGGGCTGAGCTGGTAAATAATTTACAAACTATTGTTTCCAGAAATGTACAGCCTGGAAATTTAGCTGTTCTTACTGTTGGAAAATTTCAATCAGGAAATGCTCCTAATGTAATTCCTGAAAGAGCTGAACTGGCAGCTACGATACGAACGACTGATCCTGAAACAAGAAAGTTAATGGAAACACGCATTAAATCCATAGTTGAAAATACAATAAAAACTAACAATGCAAGCTATCAACTGGATTATGTTTTAGGTTATCCACCTATATATAATGATGAAAAACTGAATGCTTTAGCCAAAGCCAGCGCTATTAAGGCGACAGGATTAGATAATGTTGTTGATTCTCCCTCTATTACAGCCAGTGAGGATTTTTCTTATTATAAAAAAATAGCTCCTGTTTGTTTTGTCTTACTTGGAGTAGGTAATGATGCTGTTAATCATAATTCAAAATTTACTATTGATGAAAGTGCTTTTCTTAATGGTATTAAAACTGAAGTTCAGATTATCCTTGATTTTCTAAATCAATAAATTTAATAGTAAAAGAGCCGCATAAGCGGCTCTTTTTATGAATTATTTTATCAAACTTCAGAAAGATTATTCTCCTTCTTCCATTTTTCTTTTTAATTCTTGTAATTCGTCTAAATCACCTAAGGTTGATTTTTCAACGCTTTGGTTTTGAGACTTAACTTGTTTTTCAGTTTCTTCTCTGCTCTCTTCTTCACGGAAAGTTCCAGTATGAGAAACAACTACTCTTTTGAATTCTTTGTTAAATTCAATTACTTTGAATTCAGCATCGTCTCCTTTTTTGATTTTAGATCCATCTTCTTTCTCTAATAATCTTGAAGGACAGAATCCTTCTACTTCAGCATCTTCAAACTGAACAGTAGCTCCTTTATCAAACAACTGAATTACTTTTCCTGTGTGTACAGTTCCTTCAGCATATTTAACTTCGTATTTATCCCAAGGGTTATCAGTTAATTGTTTGTGACCTAAGCTTAGTCTTCTTGCATCTGTATCAAGTTCTAAAACTACAACATCTAATACATCTCCTACTGAACAGAATTCAGACGGATGTTTGATTTTTTTAGTCCATGAAAGATCAGAGATATAAATTAATCCATCAACACCTGCTTCTAATTCTACGAAAACTCCAAAGTTTGTGAAATTTCTAACAGTTCCTTTATGTTTAGAACCTACAGGATATTTAGCAGTAATGTCTGTCCAAGGGTCTGGAGTAAGCTGCTTCATACCTAAAGACATTTTTCTTTCTTCTTTATCTAAAGTAAGAATTACACATTCTACTTCATCACCGATTTGTACGAAATCTTGTGCAGATCTTAAGTGAGTAGACCAAGACATTTCAGAAACGTGAATTAATCCTTCAACACCTGGAGCTACTTCTACAAAAGCACCATAATCAGCTAAAACAACTACTTTTCCTTTGATTTTGTCTCCAACCTGTAAGCTTGAATCTAAAGCATCCCATGGATGTGGTTCCAATTGTTTCATACCTAACTGAATTCTTGATTTTTGATCATCAAAATCAAGGATTACCACGTTAACTTTCTGATCTAATTGTACTACTTCAGATGGATGATTAATTCTGCTCCATGATAGATCTGTGATATGGATAAGTCCGTCAACACCTCCAAGGTCGATGAATACACCGTAAGAAGTAATGTTTTTAACAACACCTTCTAATACCTGACCTTTTTCTAATTGACCGATAATTTCTTTTTTCTGATCTTCGATGTCAGCTTCGATTAATGCTTTGTGAGAAACAACTACGTTTTTGAACTCATGGTTTATTTTCACAATCTTGAATTCCATAGTTTTTCCTACAAATTGATCGTAATCTCTAATTGGTTTTACATCAATCTGAGAACCAGGTAAGAATGCTTCGATTCCAAATACGTCTACAATCATACCTCCTTTAGTTCTTGATTTCACATAACCTTCAACAATTTCTCCGGTTTCGTGAAGCTCATTAACTCTATCCCAAGCTTTAAGCATTCTTGCTTTTCTGTGAGAAAGTTGTAATTGTCCTGTTTTGTCTTCTCTTTGAGCAACCATTACTTCAACTTCATCACCAACTTTTAAGTTAGGATTATAACGGAACTCATTTAAGGAAATTACTCCTTCGGATTTAAAGTTTATGTCAACGATAGCTTCCTTATCGGTAATACGAACTACCTTACCTTTGAAAACCTGATTTTCATCAAGTTCCTGTAAAGAAGTATCATACATTTTTTCTAATTCTGACTTTTCTTTTCTATCTTCAGCGTCAAGGCCAGATTCAAAAGAATCCCAATCAAATTGTTCAGGAGCCACATTGGCATTTTGAAGAACCTCTTGTTCTTCTACTAGGTTTTTAGTCTCTTCAGACATATTGTTTAATTTAAATTGTATTTCAACCAAGGTCAATTAAGAATAAAAGGCGAAATTGTTTGTTTGAAAGTGGTTATACTTAAAGTTATTTCGATTTTCTTCTAGTCGCCAAAATCGAAGCGCAAATATAATAAAAAATTTATAGTTTTAAAATTTATTACACCTCTTTTTTACTGATATTCTAAAAGTTAAGGCTATTCTAATTTAATTATTAATAATTAAATATTTAAGCTAAATCATTTTATCTTTTACTCGTTGATTTTCAAACAAATTATTACGCAATATTTTAAATTATAAAGATAAATGTTAAATTTATAATACATTATTTAATAACTTTAAAATATTTTAAAACTATATTGTAATAAAAATTTAACCTAGTAAAACAGAGGTTTGAATTAAATTATGTAGAAAAATATAAACTTATGAGTATGGTTGATCCTAATACAAAAAAAATCCCACTATTTCATAAATTTAAAGTGGGATTTGGAGTTATAGTTAATATATTTTTAATGTGATCTATTTTGATAATGAATTATATGAAAAATTTAAATGAAAGGATTAATAAATATCAAAGATTTACCAATATACCTCTCCTTTCATAAGTTTCTTAACTGTTCTGAAAACAGTTCCTGACAGTGCTTTTACCTGCCCGTCTTCTTCAGCAACTTTAGCACCTACTGATAGTAAACCGCCACAATGTCCTATACGTATTTCCTCCTGTTCGCTGGCTTTTCCGATAATCTGATTAACAATTGTTCCAGGAATTTTGGCTGCCACTCCTGTACATATTCCTCCTGTTATTGCATAATTAGGATGCAATTTTCCCATTGAAAGCATACGCGCCTGTAGGTCTATCTGATCTTTTTTAATTGTTTCTCCATTACTGGCTTTGTAATCTGCTGCTTCTGCAACAAAGCAAAACTTAGGTATTGCAGGTATTTTTTTTGCTTCTTCTATAGATGTAGTTAGTCCCATCTTTACGGAAGCTGCTTCTCTAATACTTAACATTTTTTTCAATAATTCAGGATTTGAATCTATATCCAGCGGTTGTTCGCTTCCTGTTAATCCTAAATCTTTCGCCCTGACAAAAACCAATGGGTTAGCTGCATCAACTATAGAAACTTCAAAATCTCCGTAATCCGGAGTTGATAAAACATCTATAACATTTCCTGTAGGTAGCAGCTTTTTAGTTACAGCACCTCCGGGTTCCAGAAAATCTAATTGTATTTTAGAGGCAGTTCCTGGCACTCCTGAAATGGCATAATTACCTTCATATACCACTTTTCCATCTTTTACCGGCAAATGTGCTATAATTATTTTACTTGTATTGGTATTAAAAATAGAAACCTGTGTAATAGGTTCCTGAACATCATCTATTAATCCCATTTCTATAGCAAAGGGAGCTACTGCTGCTGACATATTTCCACAGTTTCCTTTACGATCTACTAAGCTGGTTGTTATATCAACCTGAGCAAATGTATAATTCACAGCATTTTTTTCTCCGTTTCGTTTTTTAACGATCACTGCTTTGCTGGTGGTGGAGGTTGCTCCGCCCATGCCGTTAAACTGCTTACCGGTAGGATCATTTCCACCGTATATAGCTGTCAATATATGGTCTTGTTCTTCAATACTTTCAGGTAAATCATTTTCAAGAAAACACCCTCCTTTACTGGTACCTCCTCTCATCCAAATACAATTAATTTTTTTCATTTTTTATGATTTTGAATTATTTAAAACTTTGTAATTTTTTATATAATAGAAAAACCAGGTAAGTGATAATAAATCGGCACTACCTCCCGGACTAAGATTTCTATTTATACATTCATCATCAAACTCTTCCAATTGCTGTAAAAAATATTTTTCATTTTCATAGATTTTTGAATCTCTCATCATTTTGCCGGCATAGTCCTTTATCCATTGTAAGGCCTCTACTCCTCCTCTGTTAACAATATTAGTATCATTATTTTCTGACATTAATGAAATCAAAGCTAAAAATAAGCTAAAATCCTCACCCAGAAAATTAAATTTTTCAAATATGGGTAATGAGATACTGACTACGGTCTGAAAACCGGAAGCTGCCTCACCTCTGGCTCCTTTGAATTTGTATTTTTTATATGTTTTTATTCCTGCTGTAGATTGTTCGTTTACCTCTAGTTCCTTTTCTATATTTTGAGTAATTTCAGACACTAATTTACAAACTTCAGTAATTGATACACTCTCTTTTTTGTATAGATATCCTAATGCTGTACACACTAATCCTAATGAAAATATACTTCCTTTATGAGTATTTACTCCCTGCGTGGCCTGAAACATTTTTTTTTCAGCTTCGATTCCTATAGGACGAATCTGTTCGAGAATTTTATCTTTTTCTTCGTTTTGTAATGCCATTCCTTTTGACACAAAATCTTTTAAATAGGGTTTAATTGCCTGAATACTTCGATGAAACATAGGCAAGTCCATATCTTTATGTGAGCCGTTATTTCTTTTATCAACCAATCCTGGCTTAGGTGTTAGTAAAACCTCTTTTTCTAATGCTTTTGCTGCTAAATTCATAATCATATTCGCAAAAGCATCTTCTAAAACCAATTTTTGCATGGTAATCAAGATATCTTCCAGCGTATGAGTCCTGTTTCTTGCACATATCTTTGCTTCTTTTTCACATATCAAACATTTTCTGGGGCTGGAACCTAATTCAGTTCTGGATATTATTTCACCTTTCTCATTTAATACATCAGCATCCCATAGTCTTGCTAAATTTGAAGATTCTTCCAAATCTATCATTAATTTTTTCAGATTATCTGCTTTTGTTTTAACTGCATAAACAGCAAAATGACCTGTGTTTTCTCTATGTATCTGCTGAGAATAAATTTCAATAGTATTTTGTTCAAACCATGAATCAATTTCTTCCAAGGCTCTTTGGAAAATATAGTCAAAAAGATGATTTTTTTTTACTCCTCCCGGTGAAACCAAACTTAATGATAGTAAAGAACAAGAATGCTTTTGCAAGCATTCCTGTTGTATGAATTGTTTTTTTTCACGGGAATCAAGTAGTTCTATTAATTCAACTTGTTTTCCTAAAAAACAATCAGAAGATTTTAATTGGTTAAATTCTTTCTTGAAATCTTCCACTTTATTCTTTAATTTGAAAAACTGTATCTATTACATGTCCATCTCTGTACCTTACCACAGCTACCGGTTTATCAGTAAATTCGATAGGTTTAGGCTTTCCGGTAAGACTAATAGCTCTTTCGTGTAACTGCCTTATGGTAAACAGTTCAATTCCGGCCTTTTCAAGTTTTTCTTTTATATCTGGCCTTTGGGGATTTACAGCAACTCCATGATCTGTAACTAATATATCTATATTGTCTCCTGGTGTTACACAAGTTAAAACATTTTCTACTACGGTAGGAATTCTTCCTCTTACCAATGGTGCTACAATTATTGATAAATGTGCTGAGGCAGCTGTGTCACTGTGCCCGCCTGAAGCACCACGTATCACCCCGTCCGATCCTGTTAAAACATTAACGTTGAAATTAACATCTATTTCCAAGGCACTTAATATCACTATATCCAAACGCTCTACTGAGGCTCCTTTAGAACTGTAATTTGCATATTTATTTGCACTTATCTCTATATGATTGGGATTGACAGCTATGGAGCGTGCTGCATCTTTATCAAAGCTTTGTACATCCAAAAGCTTTTTGATTAATCCTGCTTCATGTAATTTCACCATGCTGGAAGTGATTCCTCCTAAAGCAAATGCAGCTGTAATATTTTGAGATTGCATCTTATTTTCCAAAAATCTGGTTACTGCTAATGAAGCTCCTCCTGTACCTGTTTGTAAGGAAAATCCATCTTTAAAATATCCTGAATGAAATATAACTTCAGCTGCTTTCCTTGCTATTAAAAGTTCTCTAGGATTGGTTGTCATTCTGGTTGCGTCCGCTCCGATTTTATCCGGATCTCCTACCTGGTCTACTTTTACTATATAATCTACTTCGTCTTGTGCTATGCTTCCGGGATTGAATGGATAGGGTGCTATTTTTTCTGTAAGCATTACCACCTTTTTAGCATACTGAGCATCTGTTTTAGCGTAACCCAGAGAACCACAAAACCCTACTCCGGTCGCATTTCCGTAGTCATCACATACCGGAACTCCTAAAAATGCAACATCGATGTTAATTTCTCCTGATTTTATAAGGTGAACTCTTCCTCCGTGAGAATGTATATTTACCGGCTCTTTCAAAATACCTCTTGATATTTGTTCTGCCAGCTCTCCTCTTATTCCGGATGTATAAATTTTTGTGATGACTCCTTGTTTAATATATTCTACTAAAGGGGCGTTACAACTATTTAATGAGCTGGAGGCCAAGGTAAGGTTCTTAAATCCTTTTTTTGCAATTACTTCCATTACTCTGTTAATTACAAAATCTCCATTTCTGAAAGCATGATGGAAAGATATGGTCATTCCGTCTTGTAAACCACTTTTTTCAATAGCCTGTTCTATTGATTGACATATTTTCCTATCGCTTGCAATTGTTTCGAATAGGTCTAACTTACTGATTTTATGATATTCTTCTATGGATAAATCTTTATGAGTATCCAAATAGGTTAAAATTCTTTCTTTCTGATCCATTTTTGTACTTTATTATAATTCTCTGACTCCTGATAATTTAGCTCGTTGTAAAACCAATTGGGCTCTTTCAATTATGGGAGCATCAACCATTTTACCGTTCAGAGATACTACTCCGGAACCTTTTTGTACTGCTTCGTCAGAAGCTTCAATTACTTTTTTTGCAAAATCCACTTCTTTTTGCGTTGGGGCATATAAGTTATGAAGAAGTTCAATTTGCCTTGGATTAACCAAAGATTTACCGTCGAATCCTAATTGTTTAATAAGTGCTGCTTCCTTTAAAAACGTTTCTTCATCGTTTGCATCTGAGAATACTGTATCAAATGCCATTATTCCCGCAGCTCTTGCAGCATGTAAAATGGTACTTCTAGCAAACAACAATTCTATTCCATCCGGAGATCTTTCTGTTTTTAAATCTTTTACATAATCTTCTGCACCTAATGCTATTCCTATAAGTCTTGGACTTGAAAAGGCAATTTCTTTTGCATTTAAAATTCCTAATGCAGATTCTACAGCTGCAAGCATTTTAGTACTTCCTACCTCTCTATTACAATCTTTTTCAATATCTTCTATTACTTTTTCCATATCCAACACATCTTGTGCAGAATCCGTTTTAGGCAAACGCACGACATCAGTTCCGGATCGTACTACTGCATTAAGATCGTCTACTCCAAAATCCGAATCTAAGGCATTAACGCGTACTACTTTTTCTATATCTTTATAAAAAGGATGTTGTAAAGCCTGAGACACCAACATTCTTGCACTGTCTTTTTCTCTTAGGGCTACGGAATCCTCCAGATCGAACATGACTGAATCCGGTTTGTATATAAAAGAGTTGCTTATCATTGCGGCATTTGACCCCGGAACAAACAACATACTTCTTCTTAATTTTATATTAGCTGTTTCCATTCTATTTTTTCGTTAGTTGATCGTGTTATTGCGGTAATCATTCTGGCTCTTAATACACAGTCTAAAGCACCTTTATCTTTAACTACAATTTTTGCTTTTTTTATTTTAAATTCTTCTAATGTGTCTTGTATTACTTTTTCAATTGCTTCTTTGAATTGTGCTCCCACTGAACTGCTGATTGTGATATCTATTTCTCCGCAAGGAGCAATCTGTATCATTGCATCGCTGGACTCCAGTGTTCCTACAACCGCTTCTTTTGTTATTTCCATTGTTGTTTATTTGTGTTATTATTTCTGTTTCGCAGATATTCATAGGTTACTTTAGGAACCAATTTTTTTATGTTCTCAACATCTCCTTTAAAATAAAGCTCTCTCACTCTGGATGCTGATATAGGAATATCCTGTAAAAGTTTACGTTCTTTAATTTCTACCGTTATTTTTGGATAATTTGAATCGTCTTTTTCCAACCAGTATTTCATGGCTTCGTTATATTGATTCGTTACTCCTGAGAATGGTTCACTTCCGACAAACCTATGTGTGATGCGCAAAGCCGGACCTATAAAACGTCTAAATATTTTCAAATCTAATTCTAAATAGCTTTTTTCCACAACATCTTCATCTTTAAGAAAATAAGTTGGAAATGTTGCTCGTGAAATGATATATCGGGAACCTTCATGCAAGGTTATATTTTTTATATGTTTCACCCCTTCTGCTACGAGATTAAATCTATCCCGGTAAGAAAAATAGGAAGCATCTTCTTTTACGATAAATACATGTACCCAATCACACTCTGAGGCCGATTTTTCAATCAAATATTGATGTCCTAGTGTAAATGGATTTGTATTTAATACAATGCTTCCTATTTTTTTTCCTTTTATATTTTTACTGTTTTCTTTTAATTTTTTACAATAATTTAGTAATCCGTTTTGTGTATTTTCCATTAAAACCACCAATCCTGGTACTGTTTCTATTTTGGTAAATCCACAGGCTTTAAACATCTTTTCATTTTCGGGTTTAGTATATAAAAATAATTCTGTGTAACCTAAGTCATATCCTATGTAGATAAGTTCTGTCATGAGTTTAAGTACTAATCCTTTCCCTCTTTCCTTTTTATCTATGGCTACACATTTTATAATACCACCTTCTGAAATTCCTCCGCAAGCAATTATGTCTTCATTTTTTTCAATTGTAATAAAGAATAGAATATCATGGCTTATTTCCAAATCATTTTTTTCCAAAAATTTTTTAATGTTTTTTATATTTCCGCCTTGTGGTTTTAGTTCTATTTTTCTAATTGTATAAGAATTATAATTGCTCATAACTTAAAATTTTATTCTATTTTAATATTCCTGAATTAACTAAAAACATCCACCAAAGAATACCTATGGTACAATGTATAATTAAACTTCCATAGCCTACAACACTACCTACTTTCCACCATGATTTGGTATCGTTATAACCACAGGCCATTACGATAGGGGCAGCCGCTCCACCATAATGAGTTGTACATCCCCCATAAGCATTGGAGAATAAAATACCTATAGCTAATATATCATATGGTAATTTTAATGCTACTCCTAATAATCCGAATACTGAAACCATAGCGGCTACATAAGCGGCTCCAGATGCAAAAATATATCTGATTACCACGCTAATGGCTAAAACTATTACGATACCTACCATTCCTTCGCCGCCTTGCATGAATGGAGCTATAAATTCTAATTTTTCAGCTAATGTTTCTCCTAGCCATTTGAAAAAATCTACTTGAGTTAATACTCCGGAAAGACCTATAATTCCACCATACCAAACTAGTGTACTCCATCCTCCTTTGCTTTTCAGGATATCATCCCAACTAATAACATTGGTAATTAATAATATAGCCATTGCAGCAAGAGCTACAGATGCAGAATTAACTCCTGTCATTTTTCCAAAAATCCATCCTAATAGAGCAATAACAAACACTCCACATAATATCATTTCTTTTGTA contains these protein-coding regions:
- the citG gene encoding triphosphoribosyl-dephospho-CoA synthase CitG, whose product is MEDFKKEFNQLKSSDCFLGKQVELIELLDSREKKQFIQQECLQKHSCSLLSLSLVSPGGVKKNHLFDYIFQRALEEIDSWFEQNTIEIYSQQIHRENTGHFAVYAVKTKADNLKKLMIDLEESSNLARLWDADVLNEKGEIISRTELGSSPRKCLICEKEAKICARNRTHTLEDILITMQKLVLEDAFANMIMNLAAKALEKEVLLTPKPGLVDKRNNGSHKDMDLPMFHRSIQAIKPYLKDFVSKGMALQNEEKDKILEQIRPIGIEAEKKMFQATQGVNTHKGSIFSLGLVCTALGYLYKKESVSITEVCKLVSEITQNIEKELEVNEQSTAGIKTYKKYKFKGARGEAASGFQTVVSISLPIFEKFNFLGEDFSLFLALISLMSENNDTNIVNRGGVEALQWIKDYAGKMMRDSKIYENEKYFLQQLEEFDDECINRNLSPGGSADLLSLTWFFYYIKNYKVLNNSKS
- the citF gene encoding citrate lyase subunit alpha, whose translation is MDQKERILTYLDTHKDLSIEEYHKISKLDLFETIASDRKICQSIEQAIEKSGLQDGMTISFHHAFRNGDFVINRVMEVIAKKGFKNLTLASSSLNSCNAPLVEYIKQGVITKIYTSGIRGELAEQISRGILKEPVNIHSHGGRVHLIKSGEINIDVAFLGVPVCDDYGNATGVGFCGSLGYAKTDAQYAKKVVMLTEKIAPYPFNPGSIAQDEVDYIVKVDQVGDPDKIGADATRMTTNPRELLIARKAAEVIFHSGYFKDGFSLQTGTGGASLAVTRFLENKMQSQNITAAFALGGITSSMVKLHEAGLIKKLLDVQSFDKDAARSIAVNPNHIEISANKYANYSSKGASVERLDIVILSALEIDVNFNVNVLTGSDGVIRGASGGHSDTAASAHLSIIVAPLVRGRIPTVVENVLTCVTPGDNIDILVTDHGVAVNPQRPDIKEKLEKAGIELFTIRQLHERAISLTGKPKPIEFTDKPVAVVRYRDGHVIDTVFQIKE
- the citE gene encoding citrate (pro-3S)-lyase subunit beta yields the protein METANIKLRRSMLFVPGSNAAMISNSFIYKPDSVMFDLEDSVALREKDSARMLVSQALQHPFYKDIEKVVRVNALDSDFGVDDLNAVVRSGTDVVRLPKTDSAQDVLDMEKVIEDIEKDCNREVGSTKMLAAVESALGILNAKEIAFSSPRLIGIALGAEDYVKDLKTERSPDGIELLFARSTILHAARAAGIMAFDTVFSDANDEETFLKEAALIKQLGFDGKSLVNPRQIELLHNLYAPTQKEVDFAKKVIEASDEAVQKGSGVVSLNGKMVDAPIIERAQLVLQRAKLSGVREL
- the citD gene encoding citrate lyase acyl carrier protein, producing MEITKEAVVGTLESSDAMIQIAPCGEIDITISSSVGAQFKEAIEKVIQDTLEEFKIKKAKIVVKDKGALDCVLRARMITAITRSTNEKIEWKQLI
- the citC gene encoding [citrate (pro-3S)-lyase] ligase; this encodes MSNYNSYTIRKIELKPQGGNIKNIKKFLEKNDLEISHDILFFITIEKNEDIIACGGISEGGIIKCVAIDKKERGKGLVLKLMTELIYIGYDLGYTELFLYTKPENEKMFKACGFTKIETVPGLVVLMENTQNGLLNYCKKLKENSKNIKGKKIGSIVLNTNPFTLGHQYLIEKSASECDWVHVFIVKEDASYFSYRDRFNLVAEGVKHIKNITLHEGSRYIISRATFPTYFLKDEDVVEKSYLELDLKIFRRFIGPALRITHRFVGSEPFSGVTNQYNEAMKYWLEKDDSNYPKITVEIKERKLLQDIPISASRVRELYFKGDVENIKKLVPKVTYEYLRNRNNNTNKQQWK